A DNA window from Turicibacter sp. TJ11 contains the following coding sequences:
- the rimM gene encoding ribosome maturation factor RimM (Essential for efficient processing of 16S rRNA) → MDFLQVGKIVNTHALQGEVKVVSNSDFKEDRFKKGSQLVIDFNGEHIEVVVATHRVHKGADLLKFKHLNSINDVEKYKGCALLVSADELDELDENEFYYFEIIGCKVVTTDGEEIGEITEILETGANDVWVVKRPGQKDALIPYIEDVVKAVDIEAKQVTIQVLEGLL, encoded by the coding sequence ATGGATTTTTTACAAGTTGGAAAAATCGTCAACACTCATGCCTTACAAGGTGAAGTGAAAGTCGTTTCAAATAGTGATTTTAAAGAAGATCGTTTTAAAAAGGGAAGTCAATTAGTCATCGATTTTAATGGTGAGCATATTGAGGTTGTTGTAGCGACTCATCGCGTTCACAAAGGAGCCGATTTATTAAAATTCAAACATTTAAACTCAATCAATGATGTTGAAAAATATAAAGGATGCGCGTTATTAGTTTCGGCTGATGAATTAGATGAATTAGATGAAAATGAATTTTATTACTTTGAGATCATCGGATGTAAAGTTGTGACAACAGATGGTGAAGAAATCGGAGAAATCACGGAAATTTTAGAAACAGGAGCGAATGACGTTTGGGTCGTTAAACGTCCTGGACAAAAAGATGCACTCATTCCTTACATTGAAGACGTGGTAAAAGCTGTTGAT
- a CDS encoding IS1380 family transposase, whose protein sequence is MHHVKFPELLKQHFHLETDQAIRTHTNHELCLQQIFQTIAGYHCADDADELRVEPLLTTLLDKPSLASQPTLSRFTHRLTQETSKQFELINQKLLSQFYQVEAPNHFIFDVDSTHFQTYGHQYGNAFNAHYQAQGFHPLMVFDGMTGDCLKVELRAGNVYTSRNIVSFIGPLLSRYQKEFPSSYRLVRGDSGFAHKELYKLCETLNTNYVIRLKANATLYRLAKEVTDVFFEECSLQYSQQFYGEFDYQAKSWNHPRRVIVQVRRKAGELIPDYLFLVTNMETRPEMVVSLYAKRGTMENYIKECKNGFRMDKVSHKYWMTNVNRIQLVVLAYNLINGFRRLTLPHEFSKMQIETLRTKLIKIAAKRVKQSRRIVFKLCSHYPYKEIFHHCLKTIQLIQLE, encoded by the coding sequence ATGCATCACGTGAAGTTTCCAGAACTATTGAAACAACATTTTCATTTAGAAACTGATCAAGCGATTCGAACTCATACAAATCATGAGCTTTGTCTTCAACAAATCTTTCAAACGATTGCCGGTTACCACTGCGCTGATGATGCGGATGAATTACGAGTTGAACCTTTATTGACAACTTTGCTTGATAAGCCCTCGTTAGCTTCTCAACCAACTTTATCTCGTTTTACTCATCGATTGACGCAGGAAACAAGTAAGCAATTTGAACTCATCAATCAAAAACTCCTTTCGCAATTTTATCAAGTCGAAGCTCCTAATCATTTTATTTTTGATGTGGATTCCACTCATTTTCAGACCTATGGTCATCAATATGGGAATGCCTTTAATGCTCATTATCAAGCCCAAGGGTTTCATCCCCTCATGGTTTTTGATGGAATGACTGGAGACTGTTTAAAAGTTGAGCTTCGTGCGGGGAATGTCTATACTTCAAGGAATATCGTTTCTTTTATTGGTCCCTTATTATCACGCTATCAAAAGGAGTTTCCATCGAGCTATCGACTCGTTCGCGGAGATAGTGGATTTGCTCATAAAGAACTTTATAAGTTATGCGAAACGTTAAACACAAACTATGTGATCCGTTTAAAGGCAAATGCCACTCTCTATCGTTTAGCTAAAGAAGTAACGGATGTTTTTTTCGAAGAGTGTTCGCTTCAATATTCTCAACAATTCTATGGGGAGTTTGACTATCAGGCAAAGAGTTGGAATCACCCAAGACGTGTCATTGTTCAAGTGAGACGAAAAGCAGGTGAACTCATTCCCGATTATTTATTTTTAGTGACGAACATGGAAACAAGACCAGAGATGGTTGTTAGCCTATACGCTAAACGTGGGACGATGGAAAACTATATCAAAGAGTGTAAAAATGGATTTAGAATGGATAAAGTGAGTCATAAATACTGGATGACTAATGTCAACCGAATTCAACTCGTGGTGTTAGCCTACAATCTCATCAACGGATTCAGACGATTAACGTTACCTCATGAGTTTTCTAAGATGCAGATTGAAACCTTACGCACTAAACTTATTAAAATCGCTGCAAAACGAGTGAAACAATCACGAAGAATCGTGTTCAAACTCTGTAGTCATTATCCCTACAAAGAAATTTTTCATCACTGTTTAAAAACGATCCAGTTGATTCAGTTAGAGTAA
- a CDS encoding transposase — MFMEGIISDSHSIFKFLKGLDLDLFLSKPQFKHLNHFLNLMISETYTGKISAVKHCHRTTFGRFLNDSSWDDEMISNQIQSHLLSCIYNRSHQTGKPIYVLVDDTTCVKTKPSSQATYPIQGCGWHYSHLHHQYVYGHQFVTLMLQCDDVTLPYQIIPYEKDKQSKIELVKEILTTLPKPPHKGYILADSWYTCETLFQIANQLGFYYLGGIKTNRIILPKGYRPKGIQLKSFANTLSLKDLDLVTVGSETYYTYTYEGRVRGGHVVKIILSWPQKAPLEEKALRCFMSHDLKLSAKQILKHYTKRWPIEIFFRETKQNFGLARYQVRTLKGIKRLMLMIQFVYLYLKRVTKTGDCIGESLRECQRKQKQELVKFIYIKAQTGVGLNTIFEELKIA, encoded by the coding sequence ATGTTCATGGAAGGTATTATATCAGATTCTCATTCAATTTTCAAATTTTTAAAAGGGCTAGACTTAGACTTATTTCTATCGAAACCACAGTTTAAGCATCTTAACCATTTCCTAAATTTGATGATTAGTGAAACTTATACGGGCAAAATCTCTGCCGTTAAGCATTGTCATCGGACAACTTTTGGACGATTTTTAAATGATAGTTCCTGGGATGATGAGATGATTTCTAATCAAATTCAATCCCATCTTCTATCTTGCATTTACAATCGTTCACATCAAACAGGAAAACCTATTTACGTATTAGTAGATGATACAACATGTGTTAAAACTAAGCCCTCGTCACAGGCGACTTATCCTATTCAAGGATGTGGTTGGCACTACTCTCATCTTCATCATCAATACGTCTATGGCCATCAATTTGTTACCCTGATGCTTCAATGTGATGACGTCACCTTACCGTATCAAATCATTCCGTATGAGAAAGATAAACAGAGTAAAATTGAACTCGTTAAGGAGATTCTCACCACTTTACCTAAACCGCCTCATAAAGGATACATCCTAGCTGATAGTTGGTATACTTGTGAAACCTTATTCCAAATCGCTAATCAATTAGGCTTTTATTACTTAGGAGGAATCAAAACCAATCGAATCATTCTTCCGAAAGGCTATCGTCCGAAAGGGATTCAACTTAAATCATTTGCGAACACCTTATCCCTCAAAGATCTCGACTTAGTCACAGTTGGATCAGAGACCTATTATACTTATACATATGAGGGTCGAGTGAGAGGTGGCCATGTCGTCAAAATCATTTTGAGTTGGCCACAAAAGGCTCCACTTGAAGAAAAAGCCTTACGTTGTTTTATGAGTCATGATTTAAAATTGTCTGCTAAACAAATTCTTAAGCACTACACGAAACGTTGGCCCATTGAAATATTCTTTCGTGAAACGAAACAAAACTTTGGATTGGCTCGTTACCAAGTTCGAACATTAAAAGGGATTAAACGTTTGATGTTAATGATTCAATTCGTTTACCTGTATCTAAAGCGTGTAACTAAGACAGGGGATTGTATTGGCGAGAGTTTACGCGAATGCCAACGAAAACAAAAACAGGAATTAGTTAAGTTCATTTACATCAAAGCGCAAACCGGAGTAGGTTTAAATACCATTTTTGAAGAATTGAAAATTGCATAG
- a CDS encoding CPBP family intramembrane glutamic endopeptidase, with product MNLRQAKSTLLIFTYIFVMFLLPMISVYALSIFLTNDADIQVYANLISYIVLVAVSFLFFGRELKEQFKSISSPATYLKGILAGWGILFAASYVSGMIVILLTQSTDTSVNQQLITNLMDVHPILMAIMTVLCAPLAEEVVFRFTIMGGLMKQPWVGILLSSFLFGMIHVVSAGDFVYLIQYMAMGIALGYVYYRHQNIWFSIGVHAIQNLISTLLVLFTSL from the coding sequence ATGAATTTACGTCAAGCTAAATCAACGCTATTGATTTTCACTTATATCTTTGTCATGTTCTTATTACCAATGATCTCAGTCTATGCGCTATCAATATTTTTAACTAATGACGCAGATATTCAAGTTTACGCTAATTTAATTTCTTACATCGTTTTAGTGGCTGTGTCTTTTCTTTTCTTTGGACGCGAACTTAAAGAACAGTTTAAAAGTATTTCTTCACCTGCAACCTACCTTAAAGGTATTTTAGCAGGATGGGGGATCTTATTTGCTGCATCATACGTCTCTGGAATGATAGTTATTTTATTAACTCAATCAACGGATACATCAGTCAATCAACAACTCATCACTAACTTAATGGATGTTCATCCAATTTTAATGGCGATCATGACCGTTCTTTGTGCTCCACTAGCTGAAGAAGTAGTCTTTCGATTTACCATTATGGGTGGTCTCATGAAACAGCCATGGGTTGGAATTTTACTAAGTAGCTTTTTATTCGGAATGATTCATGTTGTGAGCGCAGGTGACTTTGTTTATTTAATTCAATATATGGCAATGGGAATTGCCTTAGGTTACGTTTATTATCGTCATCAAAACATTTGGTTTTCAATCGGTGTTCATGCCATTCAAAACTTAATTTCAACCCTACTCGTTCTTTTTACAAGCTTATAA
- a CDS encoding IS1182 family transposase — protein MIKDFEQLSLNLSQGHPLYDKIVPKNHPLRLIEEQIDFSFVTPLLSDRYSIDYGRPAYSPEVMFKLLFLKMLYNLSDERVIQEAQVNMAYKYFLNLDPEDPLMHPSSLTKFRKLRLNQEDILEDLLGEVINQAIQKNLIPSKTLILDATHTRSQYQVKTPIENLREVSKNIRKQLYRYVPEVKDHVPPKLHSTASLEEEVIYTQELIEFSHRYQDKNRQIQEAREKALDILKNRTYQAILSVSDPEAKMGYKSKTEAFAGYKTHLAITEERLMTAIEVTTGEVSDGKYLKTLVEKSKKNGIEVKEVLADAAYSSKENLGYMEQENITAVTPLNPIVLNGGKREVEGFEYNKDAGQMRCPAGHLSVRKARTGKKNQKKNQSLTYYFEIEKCKHCPLRDGCYRPGAKSKTYSMTLKSDIHQKAIDYQKTNEFKEKKKQRYKIEAKNAELKQSHGFQTCKFARLFGMKIQAYLTAFVVNAKRIVKLVTEKQAIFQIGLLDLIQKMDMIENKEKGAYYFINNKLLFQWPPPGALCLFYKLVKRTSRVEIKF, from the coding sequence ATGATTAAAGACTTTGAACAATTATCCTTAAATCTTTCTCAAGGACATCCCTTATACGATAAAATCGTTCCCAAAAATCATCCCTTACGTTTAATCGAGGAACAGATTGATTTTTCATTTGTCACACCGTTACTAAGTGATCGTTATTCCATTGATTATGGACGTCCTGCCTATTCTCCTGAAGTCATGTTTAAGTTATTATTCCTTAAAATGCTTTACAATCTGTCGGATGAGCGTGTCATTCAAGAGGCTCAAGTCAATATGGCTTATAAATACTTTTTGAATTTAGACCCCGAAGATCCACTCATGCATCCGTCTTCCTTAACTAAGTTCAGAAAACTGAGATTAAATCAAGAGGACATCTTAGAGGATTTATTAGGTGAAGTGATTAACCAAGCGATTCAAAAGAACTTAATTCCATCAAAGACACTGATCCTGGATGCCACACATACACGAAGTCAGTATCAAGTTAAAACTCCCATTGAGAATTTAAGAGAGGTTTCTAAAAATATCCGAAAACAACTTTATCGTTACGTTCCTGAGGTGAAGGATCATGTTCCTCCAAAGCTTCATTCCACTGCTTCACTTGAAGAAGAGGTCATTTATACTCAAGAATTAATAGAGTTTTCTCATCGCTATCAAGATAAAAATAGACAGATTCAAGAAGCGAGAGAAAAAGCGTTAGATATCCTAAAAAATCGAACCTACCAAGCCATTCTTTCTGTCTCAGATCCAGAAGCTAAAATGGGTTATAAATCTAAAACTGAGGCGTTTGCCGGATATAAGACACATCTAGCCATCACGGAGGAGCGTCTCATGACAGCGATTGAAGTGACCACGGGTGAAGTCAGTGATGGAAAGTATTTGAAAACATTGGTTGAAAAATCAAAAAAGAACGGGATAGAAGTGAAAGAAGTCTTAGCGGATGCCGCCTATTCAAGTAAAGAGAACTTAGGGTACATGGAGCAAGAAAATATAACGGCTGTAACGCCGTTAAATCCAATTGTCTTAAATGGTGGAAAACGAGAAGTTGAAGGATTTGAATATAATAAAGATGCGGGACAAATGAGATGTCCAGCTGGACATTTAAGTGTCAGAAAAGCCCGTACGGGAAAGAAAAATCAAAAAAAGAATCAGAGTTTAACCTATTACTTTGAGATAGAAAAATGTAAGCATTGTCCTTTAAGAGATGGATGTTATCGACCAGGGGCTAAGTCGAAAACCTATTCTATGACCCTTAAATCGGACATTCATCAAAAAGCTATCGACTATCAGAAGACAAATGAATTTAAAGAGAAGAAAAAACAACGTTATAAAATTGAGGCCAAAAATGCCGAGTTAAAACAGTCTCACGGATTTCAAACATGTAAATTCGCGAGACTTTTCGGCATGAAAATCCAAGCCTATTTAACTGCCTTTGTCGTTAATGCCAAGAGAATAGTGAAGTTAGTGACAGAAAAACAAGCGATCTTTCAGATAGGTTTATTGGATCTCATACAAAAAATGGATATGATAGAGAATAAAGAAAAAGGAGCCTATTATTTTATAAATAATAAGCTCCTTTTTCAGTGGCCTCCGCCAGGTGCGTTGTGTCTTTTTTATAAGCTTGTAAAAAGAACGAGTAGGGTTGAAATTAAGTTTTGA
- the feoB gene encoding ferrous iron transport protein B: protein MSDLRFMLIGNPNVGKTTLFNALTGSNAHVGNWSGITVDKLVGIIKQTDHELIDLPGTYSVTPSSEDEGVVTYALLNESYDGLLNIVDATHLKRNLHLTIQLLEANVPMIVAMNMMDALTKKGFKLNVEQLEKLLGIEVALISARQNEGVNELSQQLSHLTLKKTFSLYYGVEIETAISQIKSLLKEVPEGIDARWIAIQALEGNDGIYRSLKLVNEAQIKEIVRTTEEKIINQKIALSLKGAIFNKRREFIHKIYKSCVEVIPGARLETKPKLTQTDRYLTHPVIGAIFFLMIMFFIYSITFDLVGNRISDGFSAVLDNWITPWLSNLVISLGANPDGFIYGALIDGLVAGVGGVLVFLPQILILFFCLSLMEATGYMARVAIVMDYIFSGFGLNGKAIVPLVTGFGCNVPAIMATRTIPDRQERIKTMMVVPFMSCSARLPVYVLFVGMFFSRYQSLVIMGLYLLGIIIALLSAKLLSVSIFKKTEDHFILEVPPYRLPQVKNLLSQTFDRGSDFVHTAGKFIVLGSVILWILQEMGPNGLHVAGDESYLAMLGGVLAPIFIPLGFGTWQAASSLVVGFLAKELVASSMLIICGAETGLLTLFTPLQAFSFLVFSLLYIPCLSTVGVMYQETKSVKTTTFMVLFGLVVAYVVSFVVYQLGLIII from the coding sequence ATGAGTGACTTGCGTTTCATGCTAATTGGAAATCCTAATGTCGGAAAAACAACACTTTTTAATGCGTTAACAGGATCAAATGCCCATGTAGGGAATTGGAGTGGAATTACGGTTGATAAACTAGTCGGAATCATCAAACAAACGGATCATGAGTTAATTGATTTACCCGGAACTTATAGTGTGACGCCAAGTAGTGAAGATGAAGGGGTCGTGACGTATGCTCTTTTGAATGAATCATACGATGGCCTTTTAAATATTGTCGATGCAACTCACTTAAAGCGTAATCTTCATTTAACCATTCAATTACTTGAAGCGAATGTTCCAATGATTGTTGCGATGAATATGATGGATGCCTTGACCAAAAAGGGATTTAAATTAAATGTTGAGCAGTTAGAGAAATTGTTAGGAATAGAAGTTGCCTTAATTTCAGCACGTCAAAATGAAGGGGTCAATGAATTAAGTCAACAACTCTCACATTTAACGCTTAAAAAAACGTTTAGTTTATATTATGGGGTTGAGATTGAAACAGCCATTTCACAAATAAAATCTCTTTTAAAAGAAGTTCCCGAAGGAATTGATGCTCGTTGGATCGCTATTCAAGCGCTAGAAGGAAATGATGGGATTTATCGATCACTGAAACTTGTCAATGAAGCTCAAATTAAAGAAATCGTTAGAACAACAGAAGAAAAAATTATTAACCAAAAGATTGCCCTCTCTTTAAAAGGCGCTATTTTTAATAAACGACGCGAATTCATTCATAAAATTTATAAGTCTTGTGTAGAAGTGATTCCTGGAGCGAGACTTGAAACGAAACCTAAATTAACGCAAACGGATCGTTATTTAACCCACCCCGTCATTGGAGCTATTTTCTTTTTAATGATCATGTTCTTCATCTATTCGATTACGTTTGATTTAGTTGGAAATCGTATCTCAGACGGATTTAGTGCAGTTTTAGACAATTGGATTACCCCGTGGCTTTCTAATCTTGTGATTAGTTTAGGGGCTAATCCAGATGGATTTATTTATGGAGCACTCATCGATGGATTAGTAGCCGGTGTTGGAGGTGTTCTTGTCTTTTTACCTCAAATTTTAATTTTATTTTTCTGCTTATCATTAATGGAAGCGACTGGATATATGGCTCGCGTGGCGATTGTCATGGATTATATCTTCTCAGGATTTGGGTTAAACGGGAAGGCTATTGTCCCTTTAGTAACAGGATTTGGATGTAACGTTCCAGCCATTATGGCGACGCGTACGATTCCTGATCGTCAAGAACGAATTAAGACGATGATGGTTGTTCCATTTATGTCATGTTCAGCTCGATTACCTGTTTATGTTTTATTTGTCGGTATGTTTTTTAGCCGCTATCAATCGCTTGTGATTATGGGGTTATACTTACTTGGAATTATCATTGCGTTATTGAGTGCTAAATTACTATCCGTTTCAATCTTTAAAAAGACAGAAGATCATTTTATTTTAGAAGTGCCGCCTTATCGATTACCGCAAGTTAAAAACTTACTCAGTCAAACGTTTGATCGTGGAAGTGACTTTGTTCATACGGCTGGAAAGTTTATTGTCTTAGGGTCGGTTATTTTATGGATTTTGCAAGAGATGGGGCCTAATGGCTTGCATGTTGCAGGAGATGAAAGTTATTTAGCGATGCTTGGTGGAGTGTTAGCGCCAATCTTCATTCCTTTAGGATTTGGAACGTGGCAAGCCGCGAGTAGCTTAGTTGTTGGTTTTTTAGCTAAAGAGCTTGTTGCCTCATCAATGTTAATTATTTGTGGGGCAGAAACAGGACTTTTAACTTTATTTACTCCGTTACAAGCTTTTAGTTTCTTAGTCTTTTCACTGTTATATATTCCATGTCTTTCAACAGTTGGTGTGATGTATCAAGAAACGAAATCTGTTAAAACAACGACGTTCATGGTTTTATTTGGATTAGTTGTTGCTTATGTTGTTAGCTTTGTTGTTTATCAATTAGGATTAATCATAATTTAA
- a CDS encoding FeoA family protein yields MNLSALKKGETATILAFKDLSESFSRRLYDVGISIGSEVTILNILNFGQLFYISIDDVDFCIRKKDAKKIAVEKLEGNGDE; encoded by the coding sequence ATGAACTTATCGGCACTGAAAAAGGGAGAAACGGCAACTATTTTAGCTTTTAAAGATTTATCAGAGAGTTTTAGTCGCCGACTTTATGATGTTGGGATTTCGATTGGTTCTGAAGTGACCATATTAAACATCTTAAACTTTGGTCAATTATTTTATATATCTATTGATGACGTCGATTTTTGTATTCGAAAAAAAGATGCTAAAAAAATCGCAGTTGAGAAGCTAGAAGGAAATGGAGATGAGTGA
- a CDS encoding nucleoside recognition domain-containing protein, with product MKNIMKSVVLLLFLGILLLQPAPMIAATKTGFTTWAEKVIPSLFPFFVLTRLMIYYQVPQLIGKILAPLFKYLLHLSPITFFVIFLSLISGNPSGSKMARDYYDQQLISSKEMEGLMYVCNFSSPLFIIGTVGVVLYGSTQVGYLLLMAHILGALTVFIFCYPLLRSKGSIRQVSVEFPTQSFSTILIDCIETSIQTLIRVGGIIVFFYLISEALNVIHFTQLLDVLLLPFVRPFGLDSTEPIIAGILEFTQGVTKVSQTKAPIQTKLVLTAFILSFTGLSVHTQSFMFAKNLNISYFKYLMMRVLHGLTSATILCFTWKSLSTEEVQTFLPIGSAEVITSSSLISLMIILLSLYFVLKAYHQVKTIILN from the coding sequence ATGAAAAATATCATGAAATCTGTTGTTCTTCTTTTATTTCTTGGGATCTTATTATTACAACCCGCACCCATGATTGCAGCTACAAAAACTGGATTCACGACATGGGCTGAAAAAGTTATTCCTTCACTTTTTCCTTTCTTTGTCCTTACGCGCTTGATGATTTATTATCAAGTGCCGCAGCTCATTGGTAAAATACTTGCGCCATTATTTAAATACCTGCTCCACTTATCACCGATTACTTTTTTTGTTATCTTTTTAAGTTTGATTAGTGGAAATCCATCGGGGTCAAAAATGGCGAGGGATTATTACGACCAACAATTAATTAGTTCAAAAGAAATGGAAGGATTAATGTATGTATGTAACTTTTCAAGTCCTCTTTTCATTATTGGAACGGTTGGTGTTGTTTTATATGGATCGACTCAAGTTGGCTATTTGTTACTAATGGCTCATATTTTAGGGGCACTCACTGTATTTATCTTTTGTTATCCTTTACTTCGTTCAAAAGGAAGTATTCGTCAAGTTTCTGTTGAGTTTCCAACTCAATCATTTTCAACTATTTTAATTGATTGTATTGAAACGAGTATTCAGACCTTAATTCGTGTTGGTGGCATTATTGTGTTTTTCTATCTCATTTCAGAAGCACTTAATGTGATTCATTTCACTCAACTTCTTGATGTGTTACTTCTTCCTTTCGTCCGTCCGTTTGGACTTGATTCAACCGAACCAATTATTGCTGGGATTTTAGAATTCACACAAGGGGTAACAAAGGTCTCTCAAACAAAGGCACCGATTCAAACTAAACTCGTATTAACAGCCTTTATTTTAAGTTTTACAGGCTTATCTGTTCATACTCAAAGCTTTATGTTTGCTAAAAACCTAAATATTTCATACTTCAAATATTTGATGATGCGTGTTCTTCATGGATTAACCAGTGCAACTATTTTATGTTTCACTTGGAAAAGCCTCTCAACAGAAGAGGTTCAGACATTCTTACCGATAGGATCAGCAGAAGTCATAACGTCATCATCGCTTATTTCATTGATGATAATTTTATTAAGTCTTTACTTTGTACTTAAAGCTTATCATCAAGTTAAAACCATCATTTTAAATTAA
- a CDS encoding IS1182 family transposase codes for MLVKQNALPLSAYAGLYDMVVPKDNLLRRMNEVVDFSFIYDELKEKYCVDNGRNAIDPIRLFKYLLLKVIYELSDVDVVERSRYDLSFKYFLGMAPEEDVIHPSSLTKFRKLRLKDVELLDLLMKKSVEIAIEHDLIKSKAIIVDSTHTQSRYHQKSPKEYLVELSKKLRRQVYEVDETMKELMPDKNPNNNLEEELNDAQSVVEVIERNEVVSNMPAVKSTLNLLKEVIEDDLEHIQCMHDKDARVGHKTADSHYFGYKTHIAMTKERIMVGAIVTTGEKHDGKQLQELVEKSRTAGMKVETIIGDAAYSEKDNLKFTSKEKIQLVSRLSKTVTHGNRKNAEKFEFNKDAKMYVCSAGHMSIKKTSTRPKKHEEDGEGTVESYWFDVEKCQVCPLRDGCYKEGAKTRSYSVSIKSNTHQAQAEFQETDAFKEEAKYRYMIEAKNSELKCRHGYDQATSSGLFGMQLQAATTLFGVNLKRILKLIHEKA; via the coding sequence ATGTTAGTTAAACAAAATGCTTTACCACTTAGCGCATACGCAGGATTATATGATATGGTGGTTCCAAAAGATAATTTATTAAGACGAATGAATGAAGTGGTTGATTTTTCATTTATTTACGATGAGTTAAAAGAAAAATATTGTGTGGATAATGGTCGAAATGCAATTGATCCCATTCGCTTATTTAAATATCTATTATTAAAAGTCATTTATGAACTATCTGATGTAGATGTGGTGGAGCGTTCGCGTTATGATCTGTCATTTAAGTATTTTTTAGGAATGGCACCAGAAGAAGATGTTATTCATCCCAGTTCATTAACGAAGTTTAGAAAGTTACGTTTAAAGGATGTTGAACTATTAGATTTATTAATGAAGAAATCGGTAGAGATTGCGATTGAACATGACTTAATTAAAAGTAAAGCTATTATTGTGGATTCCACCCACACTCAAAGCCGTTACCATCAAAAATCACCTAAGGAGTACTTAGTTGAGTTATCTAAAAAGCTTCGTCGTCAAGTTTATGAAGTTGATGAAACAATGAAAGAATTAATGCCCGATAAAAATCCTAATAATAATTTAGAAGAAGAATTAAATGATGCTCAAAGTGTCGTTGAAGTTATTGAAAGAAATGAAGTTGTCTCAAATATGCCTGCTGTTAAATCAACACTTAATTTATTAAAAGAAGTCATCGAGGATGATTTAGAACATATCCAATGCATGCACGATAAAGATGCACGCGTGGGACATAAGACAGCGGATAGTCATTATTTTGGATATAAAACACATATTGCCATGACAAAGGAACGAATCATGGTGGGGGCTATTGTGACAACAGGGGAAAAACATGATGGAAAACAACTACAAGAATTAGTAGAAAAATCAAGAACTGCAGGGATGAAAGTTGAAACAATTATCGGTGATGCAGCCTATTCAGAAAAAGATAATTTAAAGTTTACATCGAAAGAAAAGATACAGTTAGTTTCACGTTTAAGTAAAACAGTCACACATGGCAATCGAAAAAATGCAGAAAAGTTTGAGTTCAACAAAGATGCAAAGATGTATGTTTGTTCTGCAGGTCACATGAGCATTAAAAAGACAAGTACACGACCTAAAAAACATGAAGAAGATGGTGAAGGAACTGTTGAGTCTTATTGGTTTGATGTAGAGAAGTGTCAGGTGTGTCCATTAAGAGATGGGTGTTACAAAGAGGGTGCGAAAACAAGGTCATATTCGGTTTCCATCAAATCCAACACACATCAAGCACAAGCTGAATTTCAAGAGACGGACGCTTTTAAAGAAGAAGCAAAGTATCGCTATATGATTGAAGCGAAAAATAGTGAGTTAAAGTGTAGACATGGTTACGATCAAGCGACGTCATCAGGTCTTTTTGGTATGCAGTTGCAAGCAGCCACAACATTATTTGGAGTTAATTTAAAAAGAATTCTAAAATTAATCCATGAAAAAGCGTAA
- the coaD gene encoding pantetheine-phosphate adenylyltransferase — protein sequence MKKVGIYSGTFDPVTNGHIDIIERGYELFDYLYVTVAQNINKQTLFSLEERVEMLKRATAHLPNVEVVVCIDQLVVDFAKEVGAKTILRGLRAVTDFEYEFQIATTNKRLAPEIETIFLMTKAENMFLSSSTTKEVARFGGDVSSFVPNFVKESLEEKYRKKRG from the coding sequence ATGAAAAAAGTAGGAATTTATTCTGGAACATTTGATCCTGTCACAAACGGCCATATAGATATCATTGAACGTGGCTACGAGTTATTTGATTATCTTTATGTTACCGTGGCTCAAAATATTAATAAACAAACGTTATTCAGTTTAGAAGAACGCGTTGAGATGTTAAAACGTGCAACCGCTCATTTACCAAATGTAGAAGTGGTTGTATGCATTGATCAGCTAGTTGTTGATTTTGCCAAAGAGGTTGGTGCTAAAACGATTTTACGTGGACTTCGTGCAGTAACCGACTTTGAATACGAGTTTCAAATTGCAACAACGAATAAACGTTTAGCGCCAGAAATTGAGACCATTTTCTTAATGACAAAGGCAGAAAATATGTTTTTATCTTCATCAACGACTAAAGAAGTGGCTCGATTCGGTGGCGATGTCTCGAGTTTTGTTCCAAACTTTGTAAAAGAATCATTAGAAGAAAAATATCGTAAAAAAAGAGGCTAA